The following are from one region of the Paenibacillus sp. JZ16 genome:
- a CDS encoding transglutaminase domain-containing protein: MKRSRGTIVKLLFIGSLAVTVAAVPEPANLSDVYATSNKAVVKSVDGIQQKLLTAMSDRQSTVRFVYQGETQSLKSQLKDALDQAMASDPYIHYTIASYSYDYRGTSSSANVTVRLSYRETAEQTNYVNQNADSILKRIIKPGMNDHEKVKAIHDWVVRNLKYDTTLTKYTAYDGLYTGSTVCQGYSLLTHKLLKGAGIQNKIVEGTAYASDNPKGQLHAWNLVLLDGKWYHLDTTWNDPVPDRDNEVSYTYYLRTDEQMGRDHTWVKSYPKASTLYRNTLAGLAAKDRSRAEVYEQLKRDLEYQLYDARSIVSSYTQLQPLVNAAKAEGSRKLVFRFDGSERELVNVLQQVQMKSNLGSIKYYHHAFENTGDLRVQIIW; the protein is encoded by the coding sequence ATGAAACGAAGCCGAGGAACAATCGTTAAATTACTGTTCATAGGGTCTTTGGCGGTAACCGTTGCAGCAGTACCTGAACCAGCTAATCTCAGTGATGTCTATGCCACCTCCAACAAAGCGGTCGTGAAGTCGGTCGATGGGATTCAACAGAAGCTGCTGACAGCGATGAGCGACAGGCAATCGACGGTGCGTTTTGTTTACCAGGGAGAGACCCAATCGCTGAAATCGCAGCTTAAAGATGCACTTGATCAGGCGATGGCCAGTGATCCTTATATTCACTACACCATCGCTAGCTATAGCTACGACTATCGTGGGACATCCAGTTCCGCCAATGTTACCGTTCGGTTGAGTTACCGCGAGACTGCGGAGCAGACGAACTACGTGAACCAGAATGCCGACAGCATTTTGAAGCGAATCATCAAGCCGGGCATGAATGATCATGAGAAGGTGAAAGCCATCCACGATTGGGTTGTCCGGAACTTGAAGTATGATACCACGCTTACGAAATATACGGCCTATGACGGACTCTACACCGGAAGCACGGTATGCCAGGGTTATTCCCTGTTAACGCATAAACTGCTGAAGGGAGCAGGGATCCAGAACAAAATCGTAGAGGGCACGGCTTATGCCTCCGATAATCCAAAGGGCCAGCTTCATGCTTGGAATCTGGTTCTTCTGGACGGCAAATGGTACCATCTGGACACGACGTGGAACGATCCCGTGCCGGATCGCGACAACGAGGTATCCTATACGTACTATCTCCGGACGGATGAACAGATGGGCCGCGATCATACCTGGGTGAAATCCTATCCGAAGGCGAGCACGCTTTACCGCAACACGCTGGCCGGGCTAGCTGCGAAGGATCGTTCGAGAGCTGAAGTATACGAACAATTGAAGCGGGATTTGGAATATCAGCTCTATGATGCCCGCTCCATCGTCAGCTCCTACACACAGCTCCAACCACTGGTTAATGCTGCTAAGGCTGAAGGCAGCCGGAAGCTGGTGTTCAGGTTTGACGGCAGCGAGCGAGAGCTTGTAAATGTGCTCCAGCAAGTGCAGATGAAGAGCAATCTCGGCTCTATCAAATATTATCATCATGCGTTTGAGAACACAGGTGATCTTAGAGTGCAGATCATTTGGTAA